AAGGAATGAACGCAGAAAAATATCCCATAACtaacataaattttttcatattctTATCGTTACACACATATTTTTAACCCTTCTTAATAATTCCCAAACAAATCTAAacattgagaaaaagaaaacacacatgTCATATGATTTAATAACAAACTACTAAGCATGCATCAATAAATATACACTATCTAACCATTCAAACATGTGTCCTCATGATAGATAGGAAATATATTACAGATCTACCTGAACAGAAGATCCAATTATGGTAATGGCTGATGCAGGACCATTCAGCTCTTTTTCTAACCATGCCCATTGAGACTTCCCTAAGAAAGTTCCATCGCTTAACAGAGGATCTCTGTGGTATCTGGTATCTAAAAGGATAACCTGACAAGTTATTAATGCAGAATGAGTACAAGATATATTGGAAAAAAATCAGTTAAGAAGCAAGCTGGTTGTAGGCTTATTGATGGATATGGTGAGTAAATAAAAGGCAAACAGAACTATGCAGATTGTTGCATTATATCAGAAAGTATAACAATTATATTATCTTACCTCATCCAGCAGAGACTAGCCAAATTCTATGAAAAAGAAAGTAGCAAAGAAGTAATTGAAAGCATTCACTTTGATACCTTGATTTGTCTACTCACAGGACCAAATGTATACGATGCATAGACACCTTCCTGCTTGCGCCTGAAATACTAAAGCAATTGTAAGTTTTCTTAATAGCACCATTCCTTCAACCAATGTAATTAAATTGTCCATTCAAATCATTTATATAACTAATGCTTAGAATTTGATGTATTCTAATTTGATAAACGTTCATTAAGCAAAAAGGAGACAGCAAAAATTTTGATGTGGACAACTGAAATTTCATGATAGATGAATACAAATATTCCTCACCTTGGACTATCCAGAGGTTCATCTAGAAAATCAAGGAGAAGCCCTTGGTTGGTGATTTTCTCACTAAATTCTTTTCCTGCATCATTCAATCCATAATCATGGTCATCCCACGTGCCAATTACCTACAGCACCCACATATTACGACTTAGACagaatattataattattaattagaaTAACTAAAAGCACCAGTTCTGCAAGATTCATCCAGAAACTTGTGAGGATATAATCTCTTCGAAACTCACAACAAGTATTATACTGAAAGAAGGTTTTGAGTGAAGCACCTTAGTGTTCTCCCTAAGACGAGAATAACCAGGATTAGTCTTAGCTTTCTTGTACTTGGCCTCCATTTCCTGTTTGGAGGAAGGAGTGAACCTTGGAATGTTCTTCCAGGGTCCGATTGTTCTCTCCTTTCCAAATAGCTTAAAAGGATGCTTGATGTCTCCATAAATATTATCACCAAGCCAAATAAAAACTTGGGGATCAAAGTTGTTTATTGCGTTCCATATGTGCTGCATTCAAACACAAGTTGAATAATCACTGATTTGAAACATAAATTGTGTAAACATGTGCCATCTATGAAACTATATCCCTAAACTGAAAAGCGCACATATGAgattaggttcaagttacacttgctTTGTTATACTTTCCATGCTgaaaattaataactatttcatcataaaatgtttaattttcaattatttttaactttaataTCATACgcaaaatatgagtttatagatcagaTAATAAATAACTTCGATTAGAATTACACCAAATTGAGTGTAACTTGATCCTTGCGTTTGATACATACATAATGGCACTTCAAGAGAAAGTTAACAATGTCAAAAATATTCCAACAAAAATCTCGGAGGATGCTTATGAACTAAGTAGAATAACAATTAGAGTAGGCCTTTATGTACCAAATGAATGAAATTATAGTTATAAGATACTATAAATTAGATTTAGCAAGTACAACACAGAATGATTGTATTACTAATAATAGTACATGATTAAAAATAATCCAGTACGATGAAACAATATAATATTAGCCATAATGATTATAGGTTTGAGTGTGGATAGGAAAGTGGAAggagaagaaataaaaagaaagagaaagagaaggagaacCTGAGGGTCGGATTGGTCGGAGCATGACCCAAAAGCAATTCGAGAAACCAGGTGGTCTTGTTTGCTTTGAGAAGCGGTGCTTGCaaccaccgccaccgccaccgctAAGACCAAACCCCACCACCGTCCGCGGCCcatttaatttaaatgtatgCTCTTATATTATTGAGACATATGGTAGTTATGTTAATgtttatgttgttgttgttgtcgtctCTGTTCttaactaaagtctaaaacaaaTGTCTATATAGTTAATTTGTTTGAAAGACCAATTGCTGCCGTGTTTGGAATATCGATGGAACTGTCAGTGATCAAGAAAAGTTGaaaaggaatatttttttttttttttatcttcttattGATTATTAATAAAGgaatgaggaaagaaaaagagagctCGAAAAGTTCAACACGAAAAGCAGGGTTGGGTAGAGAGAAACACGAATCAAGTTGTTAGTATTTAAGAAGAAGCTAACCGACCCAGCCTTCTGATTGGAGTTTTTGGACCCAGCTTTTGAAGCATatattctccttttcttttctttttattttattttattttattttatttgtgctCAGCGGACTTGCATTTCAGTTGCTAtcacttttattt
This genomic stretch from Castanea sativa cultivar Marrone di Chiusa Pesio chromosome 1, ASM4071231v1 harbors:
- the LOC142640074 gene encoding uncharacterized protein LOC142640074, coding for MGRGRWWGLVLAVAVAVVASTASQSKQDHLVSRIAFGSCSDQSDPQHIWNAINNFDPQVFIWLGDNIYGDIKHPFKLFGKERTIGPWKNIPRFTPSSKQEMEAKYKKAKTNPGYSRLRENTKVIGTWDDHDYGLNDAGKEFSEKITNQGLLLDFLDEPLDSPRRKQEGVYASYTFGPVSRQIKVILLDTRYHRDPLLSDGTFLGKSQWAWLEKELNGPASAITIIGSSVQVISNHSGATGPLFSFECWGRFPKERDHLFKLIADSKRDGVFFISGDVHFGEIARYDCATGYPLYDITSSGLTKAVEKAVPPPLHLILKFLARLTPTTMRVIDRNCRDSSCTYGQPNFGAIEIDWDATPVTLKIEVRDINGFPVTGVKVPLLELQAGSVDPVAAIKAGEYQRHCSLEVTLPWLVRYRLAILFYGAVAVLLLALIGITSGAISISRRLLHKYKCD